A genomic stretch from Sphingobacterium sp. ML3W includes:
- a CDS encoding amidophosphoribosyltransferase: MSDAIKHECGIALIRLLKPLSYYQEKYGTPFYGINKLYLLMEKQHNRGQDGAGIATIKFDVKPGNRYISRYRAMGSTAVADIFEYVQKKFASVQKAFPDESKDTQWLKDNVSFTGEVLLGHLRYGTHGKNSIESCHPFLRQNNWMSRNLVVAGNFNMTNVDELLQQLYELGQHPKEKADTVTVLEKIGHFLDDENQELFDHFKKEGYSNVEISSLIAKNIDVSKILKRSAKTWDGGYTIAGIFGHGDAFVMRDPAGIRPAFYYQDEEILVVASERPVIQTAFNVPIGAVKEIKPGHALIAKKDGTVSQEMFRQPVEQRSCSFERIYFSRGSDADIYKERKELGRLLVPQVLESVKSNIKNTVFSFIPNTAEVSYYGLMDGINTYVRDFQKETLLKRAEKISDEELDEILSIKPRFEKLNVKDAKLRTFITQDADRTDMVQHVYDTTYGIVKDHEDTIVAIDDSIVRGTTLKQSILTILDRLNPKKIVIVSSAPQIRYPDCYGIDMSRMGEFVAFEAAINLLKQRGMAHIIDEVYQKCLLSMTQDVNEIENYVKAIYAPFTDEEISEEIGRIVRPHHLKAELEVVYQTLDNLHKACPAHSGDWYFSGDYPTPGGNKVVNKAYMNWIEGKNVRAYFSN, encoded by the coding sequence ATGAGCGACGCTATTAAACACGAGTGCGGAATCGCACTAATTCGCCTGTTAAAACCCTTATCTTATTATCAGGAAAAATATGGTACGCCATTCTATGGCATCAACAAATTGTACCTATTAATGGAAAAACAGCACAACCGTGGACAAGACGGGGCTGGAATTGCAACCATTAAATTTGATGTTAAACCTGGAAATCGTTACATTTCGCGTTACAGAGCTATGGGCTCAACTGCTGTGGCAGACATATTCGAATATGTACAGAAAAAATTTGCTTCTGTTCAGAAGGCATTTCCAGATGAGTCAAAGGATACCCAATGGTTAAAAGATAATGTCAGTTTTACTGGAGAAGTACTTTTAGGACATTTGCGCTATGGAACGCATGGAAAGAACAGTATCGAAAGCTGTCACCCATTTTTAAGACAAAACAACTGGATGTCACGCAATCTTGTTGTTGCGGGTAACTTCAACATGACCAATGTGGATGAACTTTTGCAACAATTGTATGAGTTGGGACAACATCCAAAAGAAAAAGCGGATACCGTAACCGTTTTGGAAAAAATTGGACATTTCTTAGATGATGAAAACCAGGAGCTTTTTGATCACTTCAAAAAAGAAGGGTATTCCAATGTCGAGATTAGTTCATTGATTGCCAAAAATATCGATGTCTCCAAGATCTTAAAGCGTTCAGCGAAGACTTGGGATGGGGGTTATACCATCGCTGGTATCTTTGGTCATGGCGATGCTTTCGTGATGCGTGATCCTGCGGGTATCCGTCCGGCATTCTACTATCAAGATGAAGAAATTTTAGTTGTAGCTTCCGAAAGACCAGTCATTCAGACTGCATTCAATGTGCCTATCGGTGCCGTGAAAGAAATTAAGCCGGGCCATGCCTTGATTGCTAAAAAAGATGGTACTGTGTCACAGGAAATGTTTAGACAGCCTGTTGAACAACGTTCTTGTTCTTTTGAGCGTATCTATTTCTCCCGTGGGTCAGATGCTGATATCTATAAAGAGCGTAAAGAATTGGGTAGATTATTAGTGCCACAGGTACTTGAATCTGTTAAAAGTAATATTAAGAATACCGTATTCTCTTTTATCCCCAATACGGCCGAAGTATCGTACTACGGTTTGATGGATGGTATCAATACCTACGTCAGGGATTTTCAAAAAGAGACCTTATTAAAACGTGCAGAGAAAATTTCTGACGAGGAATTGGATGAGATCTTGAGCATCAAACCTCGTTTTGAAAAACTGAATGTAAAGGATGCTAAATTGCGTACCTTCATTACACAGGACGCCGATCGTACAGATATGGTACAACATGTGTATGATACCACTTACGGCATTGTTAAAGATCATGAAGATACGATCGTTGCAATCGATGATTCCATTGTACGTGGAACGACGTTGAAGCAAAGTATCTTGACGATCTTAGATCGTTTGAATCCGAAGAAAATTGTAATCGTTTCCTCCGCACCACAAATTCGCTACCCAGATTGTTATGGTATCGATATGTCACGTATGGGTGAATTCGTTGCATTCGAAGCGGCGATCAACCTGTTGAAACAACGCGGCATGGCACATATTATTGATGAAGTGTATCAAAAATGTCTATTGTCGATGACGCAGGATGTCAATGAAATCGAAAACTATGTAAAAGCCATTTATGCGCCATTTACAGATGAAGAGATTTCCGAAGAAATTGGCCGTATCGTTAGACCTCACCATTTGAAAGCCGAACTTGAGGTGGTGTATCAAACCTTGGATAATTTGCATAAAGCATGTCCAGCACATAGCGGTGATTGGTATTTCTCCGGTGATTACCCTACTCCAGGTGGTAATAAGGTTGTTAATAAAGCCTATATGAACTGGATTGAAGGTAAAAATGTACGTGCATACTTCAGCAACTAA
- a CDS encoding Nramp family divalent metal transporter: MHHDDSHHKSLSDIHESVDVNQGKSKFKKVLSFFGPAYLISVGYMDPGNWATDLAGGSQFGYALIWVLLMSNIMALLLQNLCARLGIVRGKDLAQCNRETYPKRMNFVLYVLAEIAIAACDLAEVLGMAIGLNLLFGIDLLWGVLISFADTFLLLYLQKLGMRKMELFIIGLISMIGMCFMVEMFLAKPDFSEVVTGFIPSIPNSAALYIAIGIIGATVMPHNLYLHSALVQTRKIDRNEVSIRKSLKYNFWDSAIALNLAFLVNAAILILAASVFHKNGMHDVAELEDAYHLLGNLLGTEWASKLFAVALILAGQSSTVTGTLAGQIVMEGYLRLRISPTLRRIITRLLAIIPAVLVILISGEGRVGQLLIFSQVILSMQLAFAVIPLIHFVSDKAKMGIFAIKPLTKAFAWLIAAVIAVLNFKLVYDEVTGWITEANNLFVTVLLILGAAGLLFLLIMTVLIPIMRKSKPIELEVHPPFEALHFEDRGSFKKVVIALDYSSSDQKVIQYALQLSDADTSFVVVHIVESASVKYTGESTDDFESRQDLERLKLYADFLLSKGHQTEYELGYNNRIKSIAEVCEKYHADLLVVGSHGHTGVKDFVFGETVNKLRHAVKVPVFIAQ, encoded by the coding sequence ATGCATCACGACGACTCCCATCATAAATCATTATCTGATATCCATGAAAGTGTGGATGTCAATCAAGGAAAATCCAAATTCAAAAAGGTACTTAGTTTTTTCGGCCCAGCCTATCTGATCAGTGTGGGGTATATGGATCCGGGCAACTGGGCGACGGACCTTGCTGGGGGAAGTCAGTTTGGCTATGCTTTGATCTGGGTCTTGCTGATGAGCAATATTATGGCACTATTGCTGCAAAACCTCTGTGCACGTTTGGGGATCGTGAGAGGTAAGGATCTGGCGCAATGTAACCGCGAGACTTACCCCAAGCGTATGAATTTTGTGCTATATGTCCTAGCCGAGATTGCTATTGCAGCCTGTGATCTGGCCGAAGTATTGGGTATGGCCATTGGTCTTAACCTGCTGTTTGGTATTGATCTACTCTGGGGGGTACTGATCAGTTTTGCCGACACCTTCCTGTTACTCTACTTACAGAAGTTAGGCATGCGCAAAATGGAACTCTTTATTATCGGTTTGATATCCATGATCGGCATGTGCTTTATGGTGGAAATGTTTTTGGCCAAGCCTGATTTCTCCGAAGTAGTCACAGGTTTTATTCCGAGCATCCCCAATAGTGCCGCGCTTTATATAGCGATTGGTATTATTGGTGCTACTGTCATGCCACACAACCTTTACCTGCATTCCGCCCTGGTACAGACCCGAAAGATTGACCGAAATGAAGTCTCCATACGAAAATCATTAAAATATAATTTTTGGGATAGTGCCATTGCATTAAATCTGGCATTCCTGGTCAATGCAGCAATATTGATCCTTGCCGCATCCGTATTTCATAAGAATGGTATGCATGATGTCGCCGAATTGGAAGACGCCTACCACCTATTGGGCAATTTACTCGGTACAGAATGGGCCTCGAAGCTATTTGCTGTGGCATTAATCCTAGCGGGTCAAAGTTCTACGGTCACGGGAACCCTGGCTGGACAGATCGTGATGGAGGGTTACCTACGGTTGCGGATCAGTCCGACACTGCGCCGGATTATCACGCGGCTTTTGGCAATTATACCCGCCGTCCTGGTGATCCTGATTTCCGGTGAAGGGCGAGTAGGGCAGTTGTTGATCTTTAGTCAGGTGATCTTGAGTATGCAGCTGGCCTTTGCGGTCATACCACTGATTCACTTTGTCAGCGACAAGGCAAAGATGGGAATCTTTGCTATAAAACCCCTGACCAAAGCTTTTGCCTGGTTGATAGCCGCTGTGATAGCCGTACTGAATTTTAAGTTGGTTTATGACGAGGTCACTGGATGGATTACTGAAGCAAACAATCTTTTTGTAACAGTGTTACTTATTCTGGGAGCCGCTGGTCTGCTCTTTCTGCTGATCATGACGGTGTTAATTCCTATTATGCGCAAATCAAAACCGATCGAGTTGGAAGTGCACCCACCATTTGAAGCTTTACATTTTGAGGACAGAGGGTCTTTCAAGAAGGTGGTAATTGCCTTAGATTATTCTAGTTCAGATCAGAAAGTGATACAGTATGCTTTGCAACTGTCAGATGCCGATACCAGCTTTGTCGTTGTCCACATTGTCGAAAGCGCCTCCGTCAAATATACAGGTGAGTCTACCGATGATTTTGAGTCACGACAAGATTTGGAACGCCTAAAGCTGTATGCTGACTTTTTATTGTCCAAAGGACATCAAACGGAATACGAACTCGGCTATAACAATCGGATCAAGAGCATTGCCGAAGTCTGCGAAAAATACCATGCAGACCTCTTGGTCGTGGGGAGCCATGGTCATACCGGAGTCAAAGACTTTGTGTTTGGTGAGACAGTAAACAAGTTGCGTCATGCTGTAAAAGTTCCGGTTTTTATCGCACAATAA
- a CDS encoding 2'-5' RNA ligase family protein has translation MEGSVNKYSFVFQPDEAGLVLVDGLKQQLRAALAEEFPDKDKGWYHSCNSKAHVTICAFAGNEETLAQAIAALQQTMLYERSQYVYFDHFSSFAGGAFYIAPTVHARSYLKDRTRKVVHTLSSFDLIEISDEPHISIGRRLEPERLNFAKKILRSVDLSFMCAGVHIRRFNPDMGQYEPVDFVKFGNQSKENSGQLSFKF, from the coding sequence ATGGAGGGTAGTGTCAATAAGTATTCGTTTGTTTTTCAACCTGATGAAGCGGGTTTAGTATTAGTGGATGGTTTAAAGCAGCAGTTGAGAGCGGCATTAGCCGAAGAGTTTCCAGATAAGGACAAAGGCTGGTACCACAGCTGCAATTCCAAAGCTCATGTGACCATCTGTGCTTTTGCCGGAAACGAGGAAACACTGGCACAGGCTATTGCAGCTTTGCAACAAACGATGCTATATGAACGTAGTCAGTACGTCTATTTTGACCATTTTTCTTCTTTCGCTGGAGGAGCTTTTTATATTGCCCCCACAGTACATGCCCGAAGTTACCTAAAGGATCGAACCCGAAAGGTGGTACATACCCTCAGCTCATTTGATCTGATCGAGATTAGTGATGAACCGCATATTTCTATTGGACGTAGATTGGAGCCGGAACGGCTCAATTTCGCAAAAAAAATATTGCGCTCGGTTGATTTGAGTTTTATGTGTGCCGGTGTGCATATCCGTCGCTTTAATCCCGACATGGGACAGTATGAGCCCGTTGATTTTGTCAAATTTGGTAATCAGTCGAAAGAAAATTCCGGGCAACTTTCATTTAAATTCTAA
- a CDS encoding gamma-glutamyltransferase — MKRRYALFTVFAGMITAFAPVQGQAQRTEKPPLHGKHWMAITGKPLAATAGAQLFHQGGNAVDAACAMLAATCTMWDVLSWGGETQALIYHPKLKKVIAINALGVAPTGATVDFFRSKGYEFPPEYGPLAAVTPGTPGGLCYMLAQYGTKSLAEVLAPALEMAAGYPIDAQTANSIERGKERIKEWPYSKKVFLVHQGKEREAPEAGEIFVQQDLLQTLSKLVEAEKKAIAAGKDRKAAIMAAYDRFYKGDIADEFVRGSKEQGGLITKEDLANWKPIEEEPLHVNYKGIDVYKLQEWTQGPAMLQSLQLLKNFDLKAMGYNSAPYIHTIYQVMNLAFADRDFYYGDPYFKPKAPIQGLLSESYAKGRAATIDPKQNNPQVLPGDPYPYEGKKNPFAKLLQQRSKEFTPDTESKKDFVPKHDANSTSSLSSLPDTTLWASLATDSVYMDRLLRGTTSVEAADAEGWVVSITPSGGWLPACIAGNTGVGMSQRLQSFVLDSLINPFNVVAPGKRPRVTLTPALALKEGKPYLSFAVQGGDTQDQNLLQFFLNTVEFGMTPQQASEAPNINSNQLWLSLGGTKIGDRKPRAGSLLLDKRTPKEVVEKLKTMGYSIQLGERNSGPINAIYFDQQHGTLWGGSSNNGEDYGIGW; from the coding sequence ATGAAAAGAAGATATGCGCTATTTACCGTTTTTGCTGGGATGATAACAGCATTTGCGCCAGTTCAGGGGCAGGCACAACGTACCGAGAAGCCGCCATTGCATGGTAAACATTGGATGGCGATTACAGGAAAGCCTTTGGCTGCAACCGCTGGAGCCCAGTTGTTCCATCAAGGGGGCAATGCTGTTGATGCCGCTTGTGCAATGCTCGCTGCAACCTGTACCATGTGGGATGTGCTTAGCTGGGGAGGAGAGACACAGGCGCTAATCTATCATCCGAAATTAAAGAAGGTGATTGCCATCAATGCCCTCGGTGTTGCGCCGACAGGGGCAACGGTTGATTTCTTTCGGTCAAAGGGTTATGAATTTCCTCCAGAATACGGCCCTCTTGCCGCAGTTACGCCTGGCACACCGGGGGGCTTATGTTACATGCTGGCTCAATATGGCACCAAGAGTCTGGCCGAAGTGCTTGCACCAGCGCTAGAAATGGCGGCCGGTTATCCCATCGATGCACAGACAGCTAACAGTATCGAACGTGGTAAAGAGCGTATCAAAGAATGGCCATACAGCAAAAAAGTCTTCTTGGTTCATCAAGGGAAAGAAAGGGAAGCTCCCGAAGCCGGCGAAATCTTTGTACAGCAAGATCTACTGCAGACACTTTCAAAACTGGTTGAGGCCGAGAAGAAAGCTATTGCCGCCGGGAAGGATAGAAAAGCCGCTATTATGGCTGCCTACGACCGCTTTTATAAAGGAGATATCGCGGATGAATTTGTCCGTGGAAGTAAAGAACAGGGGGGCTTGATTACCAAAGAAGACCTTGCCAATTGGAAACCCATTGAAGAAGAACCTTTGCATGTCAATTATAAGGGGATAGATGTCTATAAATTACAGGAGTGGACGCAGGGACCGGCCATGCTGCAGAGTTTACAGCTGCTGAAAAATTTTGATCTAAAAGCTATGGGCTATAACTCTGCGCCCTATATACATACAATATATCAGGTCATGAATCTGGCCTTTGCAGACCGGGATTTTTATTATGGGGATCCCTATTTCAAACCTAAGGCACCTATTCAAGGTCTATTAAGTGAGTCTTATGCCAAGGGACGGGCCGCTACGATTGATCCAAAGCAGAACAATCCACAGGTTCTTCCTGGCGATCCTTATCCTTATGAAGGGAAGAAGAATCCTTTTGCCAAGCTACTTCAACAACGTAGCAAAGAATTCACTCCGGATACGGAGTCAAAAAAAGATTTTGTTCCCAAGCACGATGCGAATTCAACATCATCATTGTCATCGCTGCCGGATACAACCCTATGGGCCTCTCTGGCAACAGATAGTGTCTATATGGATCGGCTATTGCGTGGAACGACCAGTGTGGAAGCGGCAGATGCCGAAGGTTGGGTTGTTTCGATCACACCAAGTGGAGGTTGGCTACCTGCCTGTATCGCTGGAAATACTGGGGTAGGGATGAGCCAACGCTTACAAAGTTTTGTCCTCGATTCGCTGATCAATCCGTTCAATGTCGTGGCACCGGGCAAAAGACCACGTGTAACGCTTACACCCGCGCTGGCGCTAAAAGAGGGAAAACCATATCTTTCTTTTGCGGTGCAGGGTGGTGACACACAGGACCAGAATCTGTTGCAATTCTTTCTGAATACCGTGGAGTTCGGCATGACACCACAACAGGCAAGTGAGGCGCCGAATATCAATAGTAATCAACTGTGGTTATCTTTGGGTGGTACCAAAATTGGCGACCGAAAACCTCGTGCCGGAAGCTTGTTACTGGATAAACGTACTCCGAAGGAAGTTGTCGAAAAGCTTAAGACAATGGGCTATAGCATACAGCTCGGCGAACGAAACAGTGGTCCGATCAATGCGATCTATTTCGATCAGCAGCATGGTACACTCTGGGGCGGTAGTAGTAATAATGGGGAGGACTATGGAATAGGATGGTAG
- a CDS encoding sodium/sugar symporter: MNNYLSTKDYIVFLIYFVIVAGYGLWVYYRKKSESVGSKDYFLAEGSLTWWAIGASLIASNISAEQFIGMSGSGFKMGLAIATYEWMAAITLIVVAVFFIPVYLKNKIFTMPQFLHKRYNGTVAMIMAVFWLLLYVVVNLTSILYLGAIAVSSISGISLDACMYAIAIFAVIITLGGMKVIGYTDIIQVFFLVLGGLATTYLALNLVSEHYGGSGILEGYHLMTEKASDHFHMILDRKNENYLDLPGLTVLIGGMWIVNLNYWGCNQYITQRALGADLKTARNGILFAAFLKLLMPIIVVLPGIAAYVMWKDGLFQNEMMQHGEVNPDHAYPVLLNLLPAGLKGLSFAALTAAVVASLAGKANSIATIFSLDIYKKVFNTEASDKKLVNIGKLTVVVAMILAVIIAPHLGIDKKGGFQYIQEYTGFVSPGIFAMFILGFFWKKTTSNAALFATIGGFILSIIFKKLPDWADLSFLASTGFSIPNPTTGIYEIPFLDRMGFVFAICIIGMIIISLIDNKRGVVPAGLEVDTTMFKPHKAFLIGALIVALLVTALYSIYW, translated from the coding sequence ATGAATAATTATTTAAGTACAAAAGATTACATCGTTTTCCTGATATACTTTGTCATTGTCGCAGGTTATGGATTATGGGTGTATTATCGCAAAAAGTCTGAATCTGTAGGCTCCAAGGATTATTTCCTTGCCGAAGGATCCCTGACTTGGTGGGCGATTGGAGCCTCCCTTATTGCATCCAATATTTCTGCGGAACAATTTATCGGCATGAGTGGGTCGGGCTTCAAGATGGGACTTGCTATTGCGACTTACGAGTGGATGGCGGCAATTACCCTGATTGTTGTGGCGGTGTTTTTTATTCCGGTATACCTCAAGAATAAGATCTTTACGATGCCGCAATTTCTGCACAAACGTTATAATGGTACTGTAGCCATGATTATGGCTGTCTTTTGGTTACTATTATATGTGGTGGTCAACCTGACTTCTATCCTTTACTTAGGTGCTATTGCGGTGAGCAGTATCTCTGGTATTAGCCTGGATGCCTGTATGTATGCTATTGCTATTTTTGCCGTTATCATCACACTGGGTGGTATGAAGGTGATTGGATATACGGATATTATTCAAGTGTTCTTTTTGGTGTTGGGTGGTTTGGCAACAACCTATTTGGCATTGAATCTAGTTTCAGAACATTATGGTGGTTCGGGCATATTGGAGGGCTATCACCTGATGACCGAGAAAGCTTCTGATCATTTCCATATGATCCTAGACCGTAAAAACGAGAACTACCTGGATTTACCGGGACTGACAGTTCTGATCGGTGGTATGTGGATTGTGAATCTGAACTATTGGGGTTGTAATCAGTATATCACACAGCGCGCTTTGGGAGCTGATTTGAAGACTGCACGTAACGGGATTTTGTTTGCCGCATTCTTGAAGTTGTTGATGCCGATTATCGTGGTATTGCCGGGTATTGCCGCTTATGTCATGTGGAAAGATGGCTTATTTCAAAATGAAATGATGCAACATGGTGAGGTAAATCCGGATCATGCTTACCCCGTTTTATTGAATTTGTTGCCTGCAGGACTGAAAGGGCTTTCATTTGCGGCTTTGACAGCTGCGGTCGTTGCTTCATTGGCGGGTAAAGCAAATAGTATTGCCACGATCTTTTCATTGGATATTTATAAAAAGGTATTTAATACCGAAGCTTCTGACAAGAAATTGGTCAATATTGGTAAATTGACAGTTGTTGTTGCCATGATTTTGGCTGTGATTATCGCGCCACATTTGGGTATCGACAAAAAAGGTGGATTTCAATACATCCAGGAGTATACCGGATTTGTATCACCGGGTATCTTTGCCATGTTCATCTTGGGATTTTTCTGGAAAAAGACAACATCAAATGCTGCATTATTTGCAACGATCGGTGGATTTATCTTATCCATTATTTTCAAAAAATTACCAGATTGGGCGGATCTTTCCTTCTTGGCTTCTACTGGCTTCTCTATTCCAAATCCGACAACGGGGATTTACGAAATTCCGTTTTTGGACCGAATGGGCTTTGTCTTTGCAATCTGTATCATCGGTATGATCATTATCAGTTTGATTGACAACAAACGCGGAGTAGTACCTGCCGGTCTGGAAGTAGATACAACGATGTTTAAACCACATAAAGCATTTTTGATCGGAGCATTGATTGTTGCCTTATTGGTGACAGCATTGTATTCCATCTATTGGTAA
- the xylA gene encoding xylose isomerase, whose product MNIIKGQKEFFKGIGQIEFEGQESKNPFAFRYYNPKQVVAGKTMEEYFKFACSYWHSFNGDGSDPFGGSTHRFPWDESNDPITRAKDKMDAAFEFISKMNIPYYCFHDVDLVDYTDNVLENEKRLATIVDYAKEKQQASGVKLLWGTANLFSHRRYMNGAATNPDFQVLTHGAAQVKAALDATIALGGENYVFWGGREGYMSLLNTNMKREQEHLAQFLHLAKDYARKNGFKGTFFIEPKPCEPTKHQYDYDAATVLGFLRQYDLLDDFKLNLEVNHATLAGHTFQHELQVAIDAGKLGSIDANRGDYQNGWDTDQFPNDINELTESMLIILEGGGFQGGGVNFDAKIRRNSTDPQDLFYAHIGGMDLFARALLTAERILEDGEYRKIRTDRYASFDSGNGASFEKGALTLESLRDLAVEFGEPQTISGRQEYLENLINRYI is encoded by the coding sequence ATGAATATTATCAAAGGACAAAAAGAGTTTTTTAAAGGAATCGGACAGATCGAATTTGAAGGACAGGAAAGTAAAAATCCATTTGCTTTTCGTTATTACAACCCAAAACAAGTCGTTGCAGGTAAAACGATGGAAGAGTATTTTAAATTTGCCTGTTCCTATTGGCATTCCTTCAATGGTGACGGATCCGATCCATTTGGCGGGTCAACCCACAGATTCCCCTGGGATGAGAGTAATGACCCGATCACACGTGCAAAAGATAAGATGGATGCTGCTTTTGAATTTATCAGCAAAATGAATATTCCATACTACTGTTTTCATGATGTAGACTTGGTGGATTATACGGATAATGTGCTGGAAAACGAAAAAAGACTGGCAACAATCGTTGACTACGCGAAAGAGAAACAGCAGGCGAGCGGTGTCAAGCTTCTTTGGGGTACAGCCAATCTCTTTAGTCACAGACGTTACATGAATGGCGCCGCGACCAATCCGGATTTTCAGGTATTGACTCATGGTGCTGCACAGGTAAAAGCGGCATTGGATGCTACCATTGCACTTGGTGGTGAAAACTACGTGTTCTGGGGTGGACGGGAAGGTTACATGAGCTTGCTGAATACCAATATGAAAAGGGAGCAGGAACATCTTGCACAGTTTTTACATCTGGCTAAAGATTATGCCCGAAAAAATGGTTTCAAAGGAACATTCTTTATCGAACCAAAACCATGTGAACCGACCAAACATCAATATGACTATGATGCGGCCACTGTATTGGGCTTTTTGAGACAGTATGATCTATTGGACGATTTCAAACTCAATCTTGAAGTAAACCATGCAACTTTAGCTGGGCATACCTTCCAACATGAATTGCAGGTTGCTATTGATGCCGGAAAACTGGGATCCATTGATGCCAATCGTGGTGATTATCAAAATGGCTGGGATACCGACCAATTTCCTAATGATATCAATGAACTGACCGAGTCCATGCTGATCATTTTAGAAGGTGGCGGCTTCCAGGGTGGTGGTGTTAATTTTGATGCCAAAATCCGTCGTAACTCGACTGATCCTCAAGATTTATTCTACGCACATATCGGCGGAATGGATCTTTTCGCACGGGCTTTGCTTACTGCTGAACGTATCTTGGAAGACGGTGAATACCGTAAAATAAGAACAGACCGTTATGCGTCCTTCGATAGTGGCAATGGTGCCTCTTTTGAGAAAGGTGCCCTGACTTTGGAGTCTTTAAGAGATTTAGCTGTAGAATTTGGTGAGCCACAAACGATCAGTGGAAGACAGGAGTATTTAGAAAATTTGATCAATAGATATATATAG
- a CDS encoding FGGY family carbohydrate kinase translates to MYFLGIDIGTSSVKVSIVEASSQRKICSAQYPSVEAPIYSPQPGWAEQDPCDWWVYFKQALSKANASGLYDPKQITAIGIAYQMHGLVVVDKDQQVLRNAIIWCDSRAVTLGNKAFEEIGKDFNLTHHLNSPGNFTASKLAWVKANEPEIYQKIDKIMLPGDFIAMKLSGTISTSISALSEGIFWDFQQNELSATLMDYYGFDPNLIPAILPVFAEHGQVKRAVAEELGLSPQVTINYKAGDQQNNALSLNVLHPGEVAATAGTSGVIYGVSDQLIADRESRVNTFAHVNYRKDEVRTGVLLCINGTGIMNSWGRKLLGKELSYDQINTMAATAPIGSQGLQVIPFGNGAERMLNNQLVGASITSIDLNRHETADILRAIQEGIAFAFRYGLDIMRENGLYPQMIRAGHANLFLSPVFREAFVGATNVPVEVYDHDGSVGAAMGAGIGSSYYTDLTEAFRNLKPVYSVAPKHVDQYDENYQQWKGILETKIKTK, encoded by the coding sequence ATGTATTTTTTAGGTATAGATATTGGTACTTCTTCAGTAAAGGTTTCCATTGTCGAAGCATCCTCACAACGAAAGATCTGCTCCGCGCAGTATCCCTCTGTTGAAGCACCCATTTATTCGCCACAACCCGGTTGGGCAGAGCAGGATCCCTGCGATTGGTGGGTCTATTTCAAACAGGCCCTTTCCAAGGCAAATGCTTCCGGGCTGTATGATCCCAAACAAATCACAGCGATTGGTATCGCTTATCAAATGCATGGACTCGTTGTTGTCGATAAGGATCAGCAGGTATTGCGCAATGCGATTATCTGGTGTGATAGTCGTGCTGTCACGTTGGGAAATAAAGCTTTTGAAGAGATAGGGAAGGATTTTAACTTAACACACCATCTCAATTCTCCGGGTAATTTTACAGCTTCCAAACTGGCTTGGGTAAAAGCGAATGAGCCCGAAATCTATCAGAAAATTGACAAGATCATGCTTCCTGGTGATTTTATTGCCATGAAACTTTCAGGCACCATCAGCACATCCATATCTGCTTTATCGGAGGGCATATTCTGGGATTTTCAACAGAATGAGCTGTCGGCTACCCTGATGGACTATTATGGTTTTGACCCAAATCTGATTCCGGCAATACTACCTGTTTTTGCTGAGCACGGTCAAGTTAAACGCGCTGTGGCAGAAGAGTTGGGGTTATCACCCCAAGTAACGATCAATTACAAGGCCGGAGATCAACAGAATAATGCGCTTTCCTTGAATGTACTTCACCCCGGTGAAGTAGCAGCCACAGCGGGTACTTCGGGTGTTATCTATGGGGTAAGCGACCAACTGATTGCCGACCGCGAGTCACGTGTCAATACATTTGCACATGTCAACTACCGCAAAGATGAAGTCCGGACAGGTGTATTGCTCTGTATCAATGGTACCGGGATTATGAACAGCTGGGGCCGGAAGCTCTTGGGAAAAGAGTTATCCTACGATCAGATCAATACTATGGCTGCAACCGCACCTATTGGAAGCCAGGGATTGCAGGTTATCCCATTTGGAAACGGAGCCGAACGTATGTTGAATAATCAACTGGTGGGTGCATCGATCACATCCATTGATCTGAATAGACATGAAACCGCAGATATCCTGCGGGCGATTCAGGAGGGAATAGCATTTGCCTTTCGCTATGGACTGGATATTATGCGTGAAAATGGGTTATATCCGCAGATGATCCGTGCCGGACACGCCAATTTATTCCTCAGTCCAGTATTCCGGGAGGCTTTTGTGGGTGCTACGAATGTCCCAGTAGAAGTATATGATCATGACGGAAGTGTTGGTGCAGCCATGGGAGCAGGCATCGGCAGCAGCTATTATACTGATCTCACCGAAGCTTTCAGGAACTTAAAGCCCGTGTATTCCGTAGCACCTAAACATGTTGATCAATATGATGAAAATTATCAACAATGGAAAGGAATTTTAGAAACAAAAATCAAAACAAAATAA